A single region of the Asterias amurensis chromosome 19, ASM3211899v1 genome encodes:
- the LOC139951681 gene encoding uncharacterized protein, with product MNSLLQVAVCIELVLCIAVPVAESGINECSKRYSYVSTRSRTVYYTERYTYKCGCWGWYRCSGSRRASYRQYYHVTQYATRVECCTGWRRDRYGSCSMAICSPSCIQGSCVRPNICSCRSGYTGPRCSRDINECILQVNSVLKCDHMCINSIGSYRCECRLGYTLDPDRHACNNIDECSMTRTHNCHQNCTDTPGSYSCSCYTGYSLVDPNGVECGDYNECAQKVDNECHQLCMNLEGFYSCACYPGYEMDGIYCTDIDECKTGVHDCDQNCHNGEGNFTCSCNEGYVLGMDEKSCFDIDECAPPNMNCDTIQICKIVKTGQGSKCYYINGNVTERQGPTDEPPLSANCSELQICSQIGQAYTCACVEDEGHALSNVTDFYEGDCDNADPSNLTKLHVCRNSTGVRNCDCVEGYRLLIGNEFCQDEDLNNCTSMQTCKNTPGGYDCPCKAGYLNNTETGECDDIDECSTDYMNCPDENVQICYNNRNNTIVCECLEGDINMCERGECSAGCTDLEVCVGGACTCYPEYFLNSDNLPCKGGGCGEMIHECTDMETCKNTIGGYECPCMNGFLRGQGVNATCDDIDECRDKTDGCNHLCMNGAGNYTCACVLGYNLLADNHTCAMPMSMHEAVVLYQTQGDTAIDQISYSGWLFPLGMICACALIAAVVVGRKKSEHVRNGTDRVVEMAQSLKGRVVSTVTRRSATGATRPQSNIYVACPSRQTQSAVDDEMGDVAV from the exons ATGAACTCTCTACTACAGGTAGCCGTCTGCATTGAACTGGTACTCTGCATCGCGGTACCAGTGGCAGAGTCGGG AATAAATGAATGCAGTAAGAGGTACTCCTACGTCAGTACTAGATCTAGAACGGTCTACTACACGGAGCGATACACATACAAATGTGGATGCTGGGGTTGGTACCGGTGTAGTGGGTCAAG gaGAGCCTCATACAGACAATATTACCATGTGACCCAGTATGCTACCAGAGTggaatgttgcacaggctggcGAAGGGATCGTTACGGGAGCTGCTCAATGG CAATTTGTAGCCCCTCGTGTATCCAGGGAAGTTGTGTTCGCCCAAACATATGTAGTTGTAGGTCAGGATACACCGGTCCACGATGCAGCAGAG ACATCAATGAGTGTATTTTACAGGTCAACTCTGTTCTCAAGTGTGACCACATGTGCATCAATTCCATCGGTAGTTACCGATGTGAATGCCGATTGGGATACACTCTGGACCCTGATCGCCATGCATGCAATA ATATTGATGAATGCTCAATGACTCGCACCCACAACTGTCACCAGAATTGCACAGATACCCCTGGTAGCTACAGCTGTAGTTGTTACACTGGTTACTCGCTAGTGGATCCCAATGGAGTCGAGTGTGGTG ACTATAACGAATGTGCACAGAAAGTGGATAACGAGTGTCATCAGCTTTGCATGAACTTGGAGGGATTTTACAGCTGTGCTTGCTACCCCGGGTATGAGATGGATGGAATATACTGCACAG ACATAGACGAGTGTAAAACTGGAGTGCATGACTGCGATCAAAACTGCCATAACGGCGAAGGCAATTTCACATGTTCGTGTAATGAGGGATACGTACTTGGCATGGATGAAAAATCATGTTTCG ATATTGACGAGTGTGCACCTCCGAACATGAACTGTGACACaatacaaatctgtaaaattgtcaaaacaggTCAGGGGTCGAAGTGCTATTATATCAACGGCAATGTTACTGAGCGTCAGGGACctacag ATGAACCACCACTTAGCGCCAACTGTTCAGAGCTGCAAATCTGCAGTCAGATAGGTCAAGCCTATACGTGTGCATGTGTTGAAGACGAGGGACATGCGCTGAGTAATGTCACTGACTTTTATGAAG GAGACTGTGATAATGCTGATCCGTCAAACCTAACAAAACTTCACGTGTGTCGGAACTCCACCGGAGTACGTAACTGCGATTGTGTGGAAGGGTATCGACTATTGATTGGCAATGAGTTCTGCCAGG ATGAGGATCTGAATAACTGCACCTCGATGCAAACTTGTAAGAACACGCCAGGTGGCTATGACTGTCCATGTAAAGCAGGGTATCTCAACAACACTGAGACAGGGGAATGTGATG ATATTGACGAGTGCTCAACCGACTACATGAATTGCCCGGATGAAAATGTACAAATCTGTTACAACAACAGGAACAACACCATTGTCTGTGAATGTCTTGAGGGCGACATCAATATGTGTGAGCGGG GGGAATGTTCTGCAGGCTGTACTGATCTTGAGGTGTGCGTTGGTGGCGCTTGCACCTGCTATCCGGAATACTTTCTCAACAGTGACAATTTGCCTTGCAAAG GCGGCGGTTGTGGTGAGATGATCCATGAGTGCACTGACATGGAGACTTGTAAGAACACGATTGGAGGCTACGAGTGCCCATGCATGAATGGCTTCCTCAGAGGTCAAGGGGTCAACGCAACATGTGACG ATATCGACGAATGCCGCGATAAAACCGACGGTTGCAACCATCTGTGTATGAATGGTGCTGGGAATTACACATGCGCCTGCGTGTTAGGGTACAACTTACTGGCGGACAATCACACGTGTGCTATGCCAATGTCTATGCACG AAGCAGTTGTGCTTTATCAGACGCAAGGTGATACAGCGATTGAT CAAATTTCTTACAGTGGATGGCTGTTCCCACTCGGAATGATCTGCGCATGTGCTCTGATTGCTGCCGTTG TGGTTGGTCGGAAGAAATCGGAGCACGTACGCAACGGTACAGACAGGGTTGTCGAAA tGGCGCAATCCCTGAAGGGTCGAGTTGTCTCCACCGTTACCCGACGTAGCGCCACTGGTGCCACCCGTCCCCAATCCAACATCTACGTCGCATGTCCCAGCAGGCAAACCCAATCCGCAGTCGATGACGAAATGGGTGACGTAGCGGTGTAA
- the LOC139951673 gene encoding uncharacterized protein isoform X2, whose amino-acid sequence MAICDPPCINGDCVAPDTCQCQPGYTGTNCSTDIDECDLQISIGVFNSVLKCDHMCINSIGSYRCECESGYTLDTDRHTCKDTDECLVSRTHNCKQNCTNIPGGFECNCHGGYIINGDGATCNGVGECSQDMACDHFCISTNGSSECACEMGYQNDSNNCFDIDECSLGEHDCSQICINGNGTFTCDCYDGYELGMDNKTCFDIDECAPSSMNCDKIRICNVTDKHSVCSYFKGHIINTSTIELNIGTKDDVGVRLVGGRYPSEGRVEVLYGGQWTTVCGSSWDLNDAHVVCKQLNYTKAASFVTSSASFGQGIGPMHLHNVQCVGTERDIRDCPNRCGQAAWVNCTSEIRLVGSPPSYGRLEVFYNGGWGTVCDDSWDTYDARVVCRQLNFPSLYTYWTSAYPFGPGSGPIHMTELGCGGSESKLEYCSHKHNYRCPHSEDVAVRCNAGTTDIRLVHGTSSSSGTVEVLNGGDWSTVCGNGWDINDAHAACRQLHFERAESILSNGTFGYGSEPGAHELSNFRCGGSEKSLLHCSRTTNTVCQHSQDAGVICEIDKPPNFNCSELQVCSQTGRKLICACVEDEEHELTNMTGSTEGPCRNDDPTNPTKIHLCRNRTGEFSCGCVEGFELTIENIFCQSETTQDCNTMQSCRNTKGGYDCPCIEGYTRNDETGECDDIDECSTDYMNCPEAQICNTFNKTIFCECLEGNATDCDLDNCTNICAGVEVCTNGACSCYQGYFLNTENMPCEGGGCGEMIHECTDMETCYNTIGGYECPCMNGFLRGQGVNATCDDIDECMEETDGCDHLCMNTVGGYSCACVAGFTLLEDRHTCVMPMSLQEAYMAVKEGGTTKRSSIGGWFFPLGMIVACALVAAVVIGRKKSERFRDGTDRMMSAAESLRERIAGSAARSGAQSDRSSGRHDSQLSPVKPRSNTADGIGDTSI is encoded by the exons ATACGGATGAATGCCTGGTGAGTCGCACCCATAACTGTAAGCAGAATTGTACCAACATTCCTGGAGGCTTTGAATGCAACTGTCATGGCGGTTACATCATCAACGGAGACGGTGCAACGTGTAACG gtGTGGGAGAATGTTCTCAGGACATGGCATGTGACCACTTTTGCATCAGTACCAATGGTAGTTCTGAATGTGCCTGTGAGATGGGTTACCAGAACGACAGCAACAACTGCTTTG ATATAGACGAGTGTTCCTTAGGGGAACATGACTGTAGTCAGATTTGCATTAATGGTAATGGTACCTTCACATGTGACTGCTATGATGGATACGAGCTTGGCATGGACAACAAAACCTGCTTCG ATATCGATGAGTGCGCGCCTTCATCAATGAACTGTGATAAGATACGAATTTGCAACGTGACGGACAAACACTCGGTCTGTTCCTACTTCAAAGGTCACATTATAAACACCAGCACCATCGAGCTTAATATAGGCACTAAAG ACGATGTTGGAGTGCGACTCGTTGGTGGACGATACCCTTCCGAGGGCAGGGTGGAAGTCCTTTATGGTGGTCAGTGGACCACTGTGTGTGGAAGTTCATGGGACCTGAATGATGCTCACGTAGTTTGCAAGCAACTGAACTACACCAAGGCAGCTTCCTTTGTAACGTCTAGTGCAAGCTTTGGCCAGGGTATCGGTCCTATGCATTTGCACAATGTTCAGTGTGTGGGGACCGAGAGAGACATAAGAGATTGTCCTAACCGATGTGGACAAGCTGCCTGGGTTAACTGCACGTCAG AGATTCGCCTTGtaggtagtccaccttcctatGGTAGACTGGAGGTGTTTTACAACGGAGGGTGGGGTACTGTGTGCGACGACAGCTGGGACACATACGATGCAAGAGTTGTATGTAGGCAACTCAACTTTCCCAGCCTTTACACGTATTGGACTAGTGCATATCCCTTTGGTCCTGGGAGTGGGCCGATACACATGACGGAACTTGGTTGTGGTGGAAGTGAGTCCAAGTTGGAGTACTGCTCACACAAGCATAACTATCGCTGCCCACATAGCGAAGATGTGGCGGTTCGGTGCAACGCAG GAACTACGGATATTCGACTTGTTCACGGAACGTCATCATCATCAGGGACCGTGGAGGTTCTTAACGGTGGCGACTGGAGCACCGTGTGTGGGAATGGATGGGACATCAATGACGCCCACGCAGCTTGTAGGCAACTCCACTTTGAAAGGGCAGAAAGCATATTGTCTAATGGTACGTTTGGATATGGTTCAGAACCCGGAGCTCATGAATTGAGCAATTTCAGGTGTGGAGGCAGTGAGAAAAGTTTACTGCATTGTTCTCGCACGACGAACACCGTCTGTCAGCATAGCCAGGATGCTGGAGTTATATGTGAAATCG aCAAACCGCCCAACTTCAATTGTAGTGAGCTTCAGGTGTGCAGCCAGACAGGCCGAAAACTGATCTGTGCCTGCGTGGAAGATGAAGAACATGAACTGACCAATATGACCGGCTCTACAGAAG GCCCTTGCAGAAACGACGACCCGACGAATCCGACTAAGATCCACCTGTGTCGAAACCGTACCGGAGAATTTAGCTGTGGGTGCGTGGAAGGGTTTGAGCTAACTATCGAAAACATATTTTGTCAAA GTGAAACCACGCAAGACTGTAATACTATGCAGTCATGTAGGAACACTAAGGGTGGATATGACTGCCCCTGTATAGAGGGATACACGAGAAATGACGAGACTGGAGAATGTGATG ATATTGACGAGTGTTCAACCGACTATATGAACTGCCCGGAAGCCCAAATCTGTAACACCTTCAACAAAACTATCTTCTGTGAATGTCTGGAGGGTAACGCAACTGACTGTGATCTGG ACAACTGTACCAATATCTGTGCTGGAGTGGAGGTGTGCACCAATGGCGCCTGTTCCTGTTACCAAGGATATTTCCTCAACACCGAAAACATGCCTTGCGAAG GCGGTGGCTGTGGTGAGATGATCCACGAGTGCACTGACATGGAGACTTGTTACAACACGATCGGAGGCTACGAGTGCCCATGCATGAATGGCTTCCTCAGAGGTCAAGGGGTCAACGCAACATGTGACG ATATTGATGAATGCATGGAGGAAACCGATGGTTGCGATCATCTCTGTATGAACACTGTAGGTGGATATTCTTGCGCATGTGTGGCGGGTTTCACATTACTAGAGGACCGTCATACTTGCGTCATGCCAATGTCCCTACAAG AAGCATACATGGCGGTCAAAGAAGGTGGCACTACCAAAAGG AGTTCAATTGGTGGATGGTTCTTCCCACTTGGTATGATCGTGGCATGTGCTCTCGTTGCTGCTGTAG TGATTGGTAGAAAGAAGTCTGAGAGGTTCCGTGATGGCACAGACAGAATGATGTCGG CCGCGGAGTCACTGAGAGAGCGTATAGCTGGGTCCGCCGCCCGGTCCGGAGCACAATCCGACCGTAGTTCCGGCCGCCACGACAGTCAGCTCTCCCCCGTAAAACCACGCTCTAACACGGCAGACGGCATAGGAGACACGTCCATCTAA